In the genome of Taurinivorans muris, one region contains:
- a CDS encoding aryl-sulfate sulfotransferase has product MGYPTVYPTGVLRYNPEKAWSGYTIMPLHNLGSLLIDMNGREVRLWKHFEGFPTKIFPDGTILASSGVRNPKYGLQDQRDLVQIDFDGNIQWKWNKAEYIDDPGEEAAWMARQHHDFQRDGNPVGYYVPGMEPQIDGGNTLILAHKEVHCPYISEKPLLDDVVYEVDWDGDIVWEWKCSDHAEEMGFSQEALNAMCRNPNFRGGSLVEEAPSVGDWMHINSMSKLGPNKWYDNGDERFNPENIIMDGRESNIIFIIDKKTGKIVWKVGPDYNSSPELKKLGWIIGQHHAHMIPRGLPGEGNILVFDNGGWAGYGAPNPGASDGTKTAIRDYSRVLEFDPVTLEIVWQCTPKEMGFLIPLDACRFYSPFISSAQRLPNGNTLITEGSDGRLIEVTKEYEIVWEYVCPYFSDDDNMNYIYRAYRAPYEWVPQLPKPEEREIAALDKTTFRVPGAAPLGVEKEVQVEGTVEPYKGIAGHCIANAE; this is encoded by the coding sequence ATGGGATATCCAACCGTTTATCCAACCGGCGTTTTGCGTTACAATCCTGAAAAGGCATGGAGCGGTTATACGATCATGCCTTTGCATAACCTCGGTTCACTGCTTATCGATATGAACGGACGCGAAGTCCGTTTATGGAAACATTTCGAGGGCTTTCCGACGAAAATTTTTCCTGACGGAACAATTTTGGCAAGCTCCGGGGTGAGAAATCCAAAATATGGCTTGCAGGATCAGCGTGACCTTGTGCAAATTGATTTTGACGGCAATATCCAATGGAAATGGAATAAAGCGGAATATATCGATGATCCGGGTGAGGAAGCGGCATGGATGGCTCGCCAGCATCACGACTTCCAACGCGACGGCAATCCAGTCGGATATTATGTTCCCGGTATGGAGCCGCAAATCGACGGCGGAAATACTTTGATTTTGGCGCATAAGGAAGTGCATTGCCCGTATATTTCGGAAAAACCACTGCTTGACGATGTCGTGTATGAAGTGGACTGGGACGGTGATATTGTTTGGGAATGGAAATGTTCCGACCATGCGGAGGAAATGGGCTTTTCGCAGGAAGCGCTCAACGCCATGTGCCGCAATCCCAATTTCAGAGGCGGGTCTTTGGTGGAAGAAGCTCCGAGCGTCGGCGATTGGATGCACATCAATTCCATGTCAAAGCTTGGACCCAATAAATGGTATGATAATGGTGACGAACGGTTCAATCCGGAAAACATCATCATGGACGGGCGTGAAAGCAACATTATCTTCATCATTGACAAGAAAACGGGCAAAATTGTCTGGAAAGTCGGTCCTGATTACAACAGCAGCCCGGAATTGAAAAAACTCGGCTGGATAATCGGACAGCACCATGCGCATATGATACCTCGCGGTTTGCCCGGTGAAGGGAATATTTTGGTTTTTGATAATGGCGGCTGGGCTGGATACGGAGCGCCGAATCCGGGCGCTTCGGACGGAACGAAAACAGCGATCCGCGATTATTCCAGGGTTCTTGAGTTTGACCCGGTCACTTTGGAAATCGTATGGCAATGCACGCCAAAGGAAATGGGTTTTCTCATTCCTCTTGACGCGTGCCGTTTTTACAGTCCTTTCATCAGTTCCGCCCAACGGCTGCCCAACGGCAATACGCTCATTACGGAAGGTTCGGACGGCAGGCTGATTGAAGTCACAAAAGAGTATGAAATCGTTTGGGAATATGTTTGCCCGTACTTTTCAGATGATGACAATATGAATTATATTTACCGCGCTTACCGTGCTCCTTATGAATGGGTGCCGCAGCTGCCGAAACCCGAAGAGCGGGAAATCGCAGCTTTGGATAAGACGACATTCCGCGTGCCGGGTGCGGCGCCTTTGGGAGTTGAAAAGGAAGTTCAGGTCGAGGGAACCGTTGAACCGTACAAAGGCATTGCCGGGCATTGCA